From the genome of Ziziphus jujuba cultivar Dongzao chromosome 6, ASM3175591v1, one region includes:
- the LOC132804086 gene encoding probable LRR receptor-like serine/threonine-protein kinase At3g47570 — protein sequence MSMKHSYLNCRLIFPISFGCGIILLCMNPTFVSAISIPSYGNETDRLALLDLKSKIIQDPLGIMDSWNDSIHFCHWVGITCNPSSQRVLVLNLKSLELSGSISPSIGNLTYLTEIHLQNNNFHGEIPQEMGRLLQLWHLNLSFNSFGGNIPTNITHCKELAYFLVFGNKVTGSIPVELSSLSELVYLDFGKNNLTGTIPAWIGNFTSMYALSFGQNNFQGSIPEDLGHLKGLWRFILTDNNLSGIVPPSIYNISSIYYFTFTQNQLHGNLPPDVGFTLPNLQVFAGAVNELTGLIPISLSNCSALQVLDFSQNGLIGSVPETLGSLPKVYRINFENNFLGHGKASDLNFFRSLPNCSVLEVLGMGGNYFAGELPTSIVNLSSYMRIFTISGNFIRGNIPNGIGNLIKLILLELANNQLGGNVPEAIGKLHELQLLSLSDNKFSGSIPLSLGNLTSLTVLHLQRNRFKGSIPQSLGNCKNLITLSLSGNNLNVTIPRKVIGLSSLLVSLSLSINLLTGALPSEVAKLKNLGELDLSENKLTGELPSTLGQCISLERLHLEGNEFEGPIPQTLETLRGLEEMDLSRNNLSGLIPKFLGKLSTLKFLNLSYNNFEGELPREGILANATAVSVLGNDKLCGGIPKLLLPPCLKEKNNSTRKIFSRKVVVPVTCAAILLAVILSFLVGYSIWRPVTKSSTEDWQSNISYSDLFQSTDGFSENNLIGSGSFGSVYKGVLSRDNKIVAIKVLNLQQQGASRSFLDECNALRSIRHRNLLKVITACSSIDHQGNDFKSLVFEFMASGSLEQWLHPRDNGEHLNKRLSLIQRLNIAIDVASALGYLHHDCETPIVHCDLKPSNVLLDEDMVSHVGDFGLAKFLLEASDNPSESQTISASLRGSMGYIPPEYGMGGQVSILGDIYSYGILLLELFTGKRPTDDMFKDGLSIHQFVAMALPKHVMDIVDPSLLLEDDNREENESDIEEIAIIEVNRQVNAGKGTNDCLVSVMQIGVICSKFLPGERMLMNAVVNKMQAIRESYLKCKKSENMNRF from the exons ATGTCCATGAAGCATTCATATTTGAATTGCAGGTTGATTTTTCCCATATCTTTTGGATGTGGGATTATTCTTTTATGCATGAACCCGACTTTCGTATCAGCAATATCCATACCCAGTTATGGAAATGAAACTGATCGTCTAGCTTTGCTAGACTTGAAGAGTAagataatccaagatcctctagGAATCATGGACTCCTGGAACGATTCCATCCATTTCTGCCACTGGGTTGGCATTACATGCAACCCATCAAGCCAACGAGTATTGGTTTTGAACCTGAAGTCTCTAGAGCTCTCTGGTTCAATATCACCTTCAATAGGAAATCTCACTTACCTTACAGAAATTCACCTGCAAAACAACAACTTTCACGGCGAAATTCCACAAGAAATGGGTCGTCTTCTGCAACTTTGGCATCTTAACTTATCGTTTAATTCCTTTGGGGGAAACATTCCAACAAATATAACACACTGCAAAGAGCTAGCATattttcttgtgtttggaaACAAGGTTACTGGGTCAATTCCTGTCGAGTTGAGTTCATTGTCTGAACTGGTGTACTTGGACTTTGGAAAAAACAATCTTACTGGAACAATCCCAGCTTGGATAGGAAATTTCACTTCTATGTACGCACTTTCGTTTGGCCAGAACAATTTTCAAGGAAGCATACCTGAAGATCTTGGCCATCTAAAAGGCTTGTGGAGATTTATACTCACGGACAATAATCTATCTGGTATTGTTCCTCCTTCAATTTATAATATCTCTTCCATATACTATTTCACATTTACACAGAACCAGCTCCATGGAAACCTACCACCAGATGTTGGTTTTACTCTGCCTAATCTCCAAGTATTTGCCGGTGCAGTTAACGAACTAACAGGCCTTATTCCCATATCATTGTCAAATTGTTCTGCACTCCAAGTGCTTGATTTTTCTCAAAATGGTCTAATTGGGTCGGTTCCTGAAACATTAGGAAGCTTGCCAAAAGTGTATAGGATAAATTTTGAGAACAATTTTCTGGGACATGGAAAAGCCAGTGACCTGAATTTTTTCAGGTCTTTGCCTAATTGTTCCGTTCTAGAGGTGTTGGGTATGGGTGGCAATTACTTTGCAGGAGAACTGCCTACATCCATAGTTAACCTTTCATCGTATATGCGCATATTTACTATTTCTGGGAATTTCATACGTGGAAATATTCCAAATGGGATAGGGAACCTTATTAAGCTGATCCTTCTAGAATTGGCAAATAACCAGTTAGGAGGCAATGTCCCAGAAGCGATAGGGAAGCTTCACGAGTTACAGTTACTGTCTTTGAGTGACAATAAGTTTTCTGGCTCAATACCTCTTTCCCTGGGTAACTTAACTTCATTGACTGTCCTCCATCTGCAGCGGAATAGATTTAAGGGAAGTATACCTCAAAGCCTTGGAAACTGTAAAAATTTGATAACACTGAGCCTTTCGGGTAACAACCTCAATGTTACCATTCCCAGAAAGGTCATTGGCCTCTCTTCCCTTTTAGTTTCTCTGTCATTGTCTATTAATTTATTGACCGGCGCCTTACCATCTGAAGTGGCTAAGTTGAAAAATCTCGGGGAGTTGGATTTATCAGAAAACAAGTTAACAGGTGAATTGCCTAGCACTCTTGGACAATGTATAAGTTTGGAACGCCTGCATTTGGAaggcaatgaatttgaaggtcCAATTCCTCAGACTCTTGAAACTCTAAGAGGTTTGGAAGAAATGGATCTTTCCCGCAATAACTTATCTGggttgattccaaaatttcttgGTAAACTTTCAACTCTTAAGTTTCTCAATCTTTCTTACAATAATTTCGAGGGTGAATTGCCAAGAGAAGGGATTTTGGCAAATGCTACTGCGGTTTCAGTTCTTGGAAATGATAAGCTCTGTGGTGGCATCCCAAAACTGCTTTTACCTCCATGCCTCAAGGAAAAGAACAATtcaacaagaaaaatattttctcgGAAGGTGGTAGTCCCAGTAACTTGTGCTGCTATATTGCTAGCAGTTATTTTGAGCTTTTTGGTTGGGTATTCCATATGGAGGCCTGTTACAAAATCTTCGACTGAGGATTGGCAATCGAATATTTCTTACTCGGATCTTTTTCAATCCACAGATGGGTTCTCTGAGAACAATCTAATTGGTTCGGGTAGTTTTGGTTCTGTATATAAAGGAGTTCTTTCTAGAGATAACAAAATAGTCGCGATTAAAGTATTAAACCTTCAGCAACAAGGAGCTTCTAGGAGCTTCCTTGATGAGTGCAATGCTTTGCGAAGCATAAGACACCGTAACCTTCTTAAAGTCATAACAGCGTGCTCAAGCATTGACCACCAGGGTAATGACTTCAAAAGTCTAGTTTTCGAGTTCATGGCCAGTGGAAGTTTGGAGCAGTGGCTGCATCCAAGAGACAATGGAGAACACTTGAATAAGAGATTGAGCCTTATTCAGAGATTGAACATAGCCATCGATGTTGCTTCTGCTTTGGGTTATCTCCATCACGATTGTGAAACACCTATAGTTCATTGTGATCTAAAGCCAAGTAATGTTCTTCTTGATGAAGATATGGTTTCCCATGTTGGTGACTTTGGACTAGCAAAGTTCCTCCTTGAAGCATCTGATAATCCCTCAGAAAGCCAAACAATTTCTGCTTCGCTAAGGGGTTCTATGGGGTACATTCCTCCAg AATATGGCATGGGAGGCCAAGTTTCGATTCTTGGAGATATCTATAGCTATGGGATACTCTTGCTAGAGTTGTTCACAGGAAAAAGACCTACAGACGATATGTTCAAAGATGGTCTAAGCATTCACCAGTTCGTTGCTATGGCTTTGCCTAAACATGTCATGGATATAGTCGATCCTTCGTTGCTCCTTGAAGATGATAATCGTGAGGAAAATGAAAGTGACATTGAAGAGATTGCAATCATTGAAGTCAATCGCCAAGTCAATGCTGGAAAAGGAACAAATGATTGTTTGGTTTCAGTTATGCAAATTGGGGTCATCTGCTCAAAATTCTTGCCGGGAGAGCGGATGCTTATGAATGCAGTTGTCAACAAAATGCAAGCAATTAGAGAATCATATCTCAAATGCAAGAAGAGCGAGAATATGAATAGGTTTTAG